The Dehalococcoidia bacterium genome includes a window with the following:
- a CDS encoding polyprenyl synthetase family protein: protein MPNSINTGELDEISNYISEPVITELESVVSNLQDLAVSSGFSNDVVSHAVISGGKKLRPIITLLSGAACLKINEYVITMATAVELLHIATLIHDDTVDKAGLRRGRSTASSIFGDDIAVLLGDYIFATSAMFVCDTKNIRVIRRFSETIMELARGELAERFSVYDWTQDIAKYEQRVYDKTASLICTAAESGAILSGSEPSYAENLKQYGINLGIAFQIIDDILDFTSTEEELGKPVGNDLIQGTITLPALIYAKSYPEDPVLLRLKAGSREEIDLRELVDRIKDSSALTESFDVVDNYCELAKLNLEVLPYSRPKSSLEKLIEYVRVRKS from the coding sequence GTGCCTAATTCGATTAATACCGGTGAGTTGGATGAGATTAGTAATTACATTTCTGAGCCTGTAATTACAGAGTTAGAGAGTGTCGTATCCAATTTACAAGATCTAGCGGTATCTTCAGGGTTTTCAAATGATGTAGTTTCACATGCGGTTATAAGCGGCGGTAAAAAGCTTAGACCAATCATTACTCTTTTGTCAGGGGCCGCCTGCTTAAAGATTAATGAGTATGTTATTACGATGGCTACTGCGGTGGAATTGTTACATATAGCCACTTTGATTCACGACGATACGGTAGATAAGGCGGGATTACGAAGGGGACGTTCAACTGCAAGCAGCATATTTGGAGATGATATTGCAGTTCTCTTAGGGGATTATATTTTTGCTACATCAGCAATGTTTGTATGCGATACAAAGAATATACGAGTAATCCGAAGATTTTCTGAGACAATTATGGAGCTAGCTCGTGGAGAATTAGCTGAACGTTTTTCTGTATATGATTGGACGCAAGATATAGCAAAATATGAACAACGTGTCTATGACAAAACTGCCTCATTAATATGTACAGCAGCTGAATCAGGGGCAATTTTGAGTGGCTCAGAACCTTCATACGCAGAAAACCTGAAGCAGTACGGAATTAACTTGGGGATTGCTTTTCAGATAATCGACGACATTTTAGATTTCACTAGTACCGAAGAAGAACTTGGTAAGCCTGTGGGGAATGATTTGATTCAAGGAACCATTACCTTGCCTGCACTAATTTACGCTAAAAGTTACCCAGAAGATCCCGTTTTGTTAAGGCTTAAAGCAGGCAGTAGAGAAGAAATTGACCTACGAGAGTTAGTGGATAGAATCAAAGATTCGTCTGCTCTTACAGAATCTTTTGATGTTGTGGATAACTATTGTGAACTTGCGAAGCTGAACCTAGAGGTGCTTCCATACTCAAGACCAAAATCTTCATTAGAGAAATTAATTGAATATGTAAGAGTTCGGAAAAGCTAA
- the lipA gene encoding lipoyl synthase, giving the protein MTTPNPKKRLPEWLKVRWVGGENYLGMRKLLRSADLHTVCEEASCPNIGECWERKSATFMILGDICTRACRYCDVTSGKPQTLDLQEPLRLAKTVQTLDLNYCVITSVNRDDLPDGGASIFAECLNQINRSSPNCKVEILTPDFAGNLSALHTVLHAQPAVFNHNLESVRRIFKSVRSKGDYDLSLSILEEAQRYAPDIPTKSGLMVGLGETADELHETFKDLRNVGVKLLTIGQYLRPSQKHIEMDRFYTPSEFTELEQDAYSLGFDSVAAGPLVRSSYHADEQHAAATAI; this is encoded by the coding sequence GTGACTACACCTAACCCTAAGAAAAGATTGCCTGAATGGCTAAAAGTACGATGGGTTGGTGGGGAAAATTATTTGGGCATGCGTAAACTTTTGCGATCTGCAGATCTTCACACTGTGTGTGAGGAGGCTAGTTGCCCAAATATCGGAGAATGCTGGGAACGAAAATCCGCTACATTCATGATACTTGGAGACATATGCACACGTGCGTGTAGATATTGCGACGTAACTAGTGGAAAACCTCAGACTCTTGATTTGCAAGAGCCTCTACGATTAGCAAAAACAGTGCAGACATTAGACCTCAATTACTGCGTCATCACATCAGTTAACCGTGATGATTTGCCTGATGGAGGTGCCTCCATTTTTGCAGAATGCTTAAATCAAATAAATCGCAGTTCCCCTAACTGCAAAGTTGAAATTCTAACTCCTGATTTTGCAGGGAATCTGTCGGCTTTGCATACGGTATTGCATGCACAACCTGCCGTCTTTAACCACAACCTGGAATCTGTACGCCGAATATTCAAATCAGTCAGAAGCAAAGGTGATTATGACTTATCCCTCTCTATTCTAGAGGAGGCTCAGCGCTATGCGCCTGATATTCCTACTAAAAGTGGGCTTATGGTTGGGCTAGGAGAAACAGCGGATGAACTTCACGAAACATTCAAAGATTTGCGCAATGTTGGAGTCAAATTGCTTACAATAGGGCAATATTTGAGGCCTTCACAAAAGCATATCGAGATGGACCGATTCTATACACCTTCTGAATTTACAGAACTGGAACAAGATGCCTACAGTTTAGGTTTTGACAGTGTTGCAGCCGGACCACTTGTACGTTCTTCATACCACGCTGACGAACAGCACGCTGCAGCAACCGCCATTTAG
- the radA gene encoding DNA repair protein RadA, with amino-acid sequence MLRPTQKTHFLCQDCGHSSPKWNGRCPSCHSWGTLIEFKEESPSASKQYRIPVNTESQVSTLDEQPISDGSRISSGLSEFDRVLGGGLVAGSVLLLAGDPGIGKSTILLQVANSLTQQGKKVLYLSGEESGTQVRIRGERLGVDTSKIYFLSETDTETIGPHLSALSPDILIIDSIQTLTSSTSSSTAGSIVQIRECAQIFVNWAKSSGSPTFFTGHVTKEGAIAGPKVLEHMVDVVLSLEGDSFGNLRMIRNSKNRFGSTNDVALFEMTGTGLEQLTDPSAALISERDTSSPGSCIAVALEGSRPILCEIQALTNPSTFNPPRRTITGVDFNRSMMISAVLSRHANVQLGNQDLMVNVPGGLRISETAVDLPIAVAIASSYLDKLVDPSSVIIGEIGLNGETRSASNLETRINEAYRQGYTKVIVPHFNQSKFKLKPPIEILPVSNLRQAITLSTK; translated from the coding sequence ATGTTACGGCCTACCCAAAAAACTCATTTTCTTTGCCAGGATTGTGGTCATTCGTCTCCTAAATGGAATGGCCGCTGCCCCTCATGCCATAGCTGGGGGACTTTAATTGAATTTAAAGAAGAAAGTCCATCTGCCTCCAAACAATATAGGATTCCGGTTAATACGGAATCACAAGTAAGTACACTCGATGAACAACCCATTTCAGATGGCTCCCGAATTAGTTCCGGGTTAAGTGAGTTTGATCGTGTTCTAGGCGGAGGATTAGTAGCAGGATCGGTGCTTCTTTTAGCAGGCGATCCCGGAATAGGAAAGTCCACAATCCTACTGCAAGTTGCAAACTCTTTAACCCAGCAAGGGAAAAAAGTACTGTACCTTTCTGGTGAAGAATCTGGAACACAGGTTCGGATTAGAGGAGAGCGACTAGGAGTAGACACTTCAAAAATTTATTTCTTGTCTGAAACCGATACCGAAACTATTGGTCCTCATCTTTCAGCCTTATCTCCTGATATTCTAATCATCGATTCGATACAAACATTAACATCTTCCACCTCAAGCTCTACTGCTGGAAGCATCGTGCAAATACGCGAATGTGCTCAAATTTTCGTGAATTGGGCTAAATCATCAGGAAGTCCCACTTTTTTTACTGGTCATGTCACTAAAGAAGGGGCTATAGCAGGACCTAAAGTACTTGAACACATGGTAGATGTAGTTCTTTCATTGGAGGGAGACTCTTTCGGTAATTTACGTATGATCCGAAATTCAAAAAATCGATTTGGGTCCACCAATGATGTCGCATTATTTGAGATGACAGGCACCGGACTGGAGCAACTAACGGATCCTTCTGCAGCTTTAATTAGTGAACGCGATACTTCTTCTCCTGGATCATGTATTGCAGTTGCGCTTGAAGGATCTCGCCCCATCCTCTGTGAAATACAAGCTTTGACAAACCCTTCAACTTTTAACCCTCCTAGAAGGACCATAACCGGGGTGGATTTTAATCGCAGTATGATGATATCCGCGGTATTATCGCGACACGCTAATGTACAACTTGGGAACCAAGATTTAATGGTCAATGTCCCTGGTGGATTACGTATTTCAGAAACCGCTGTAGATTTACCTATTGCAGTGGCCATAGCCTCCAGCTATTTAGACAAGCTCGTAGACCCATCAAGTGTGATTATTGGAGAAATAGGACTCAACGGAGAAACCAGAAGTGCTTCAAACCTTGAAACTCGAATCAATGAAGCCTATAGGCAAGGGTACACTAAAGTAATCGTACCTCATTTCAATCAATCTAAATTTAAACTAAAACCCCCTATTGAAATACTGCCTGTAAGCAATTTAAGGCAGGCAATAACGCTATCTACAAAGTAG
- the metG gene encoding methionine--tRNA ligase: protein MSQRILIGVAWPYANGPAHLGHLAGAYLPADVFARFNRMIGNEVLMVSGSDCHGAPITMRADTEGLKPKDIVDRYHKSFLDTWDRLGVSFDLFTTTMTETHRRITHEIWASLWEKGFLYEASMKVAYSPSFDRFLPDRYVRGTCPHCEFIDARGDQCDNCGAILDPIDLHDIAYVLDGVRHQVEIRDSNHIFLKLSAFQDQLLSWIEPKEYWRPNVRNFSKGILSEGLKDRAVTRNLDWGISVPVSGYEDRRIYVWFEAVIGYLSASVEWAELSGDTEAWRPFWQDSSTKAYYFVGKDNIPFHTIIWPAMLMGNGNYILPYDVPANEFLNLEGRQLSTSRNWAVWAPEYLDRFDPDPLRYHLISNLPETGDSDFSWADYVRSNNDELVATFGNLVHRTLTQIYRNFEGRIPTPNALDKVDQDLIDKCEEIMDKVASSLGRVRLREALSTAMLLSREANRYLDQRAPWKQIKEDPALAGTTLYTAVCVLMVLRIVMYPFIPFSSQKLHELLGQTGEIQNLGWAIEKPLPGTNILPPTPLFTKLEDSIIDEMVSKLG from the coding sequence ATGTCGCAAAGAATTTTGATTGGAGTAGCTTGGCCCTATGCTAATGGGCCTGCACATTTAGGGCACTTAGCAGGAGCCTATCTTCCGGCTGATGTTTTTGCCCGGTTTAATCGAATGATCGGTAATGAGGTACTTATGGTTTCGGGAAGCGATTGCCATGGAGCTCCTATTACTATGAGAGCAGACACTGAAGGCCTCAAGCCCAAGGATATTGTTGACAGGTACCATAAATCCTTCTTGGATACTTGGGACCGACTTGGCGTTTCGTTTGATTTGTTTACAACAACAATGACGGAAACTCACCGACGAATCACTCATGAAATTTGGGCTTCATTATGGGAAAAAGGATTTTTGTATGAAGCGTCGATGAAAGTAGCTTACTCTCCTTCATTTGATAGATTCTTGCCGGATCGGTATGTTCGAGGCACATGCCCCCATTGCGAATTTATTGATGCTAGAGGTGATCAGTGTGACAATTGTGGAGCAATATTGGATCCAATTGATCTTCACGACATAGCTTACGTGCTTGATGGGGTTCGCCATCAAGTCGAGATCAGGGATTCAAACCACATTTTCCTAAAGCTTAGTGCTTTCCAGGATCAATTACTTTCTTGGATTGAACCGAAAGAATATTGGCGCCCAAACGTTCGTAATTTTTCTAAAGGAATTCTCAGTGAAGGCCTTAAAGATCGTGCTGTTACCAGAAATCTAGATTGGGGTATATCAGTTCCTGTATCTGGTTATGAAGACAGAAGGATTTATGTTTGGTTTGAAGCTGTTATTGGGTACCTTTCGGCAAGCGTGGAATGGGCTGAGCTTTCAGGAGACACAGAAGCTTGGCGACCATTTTGGCAGGACTCTTCCACTAAAGCCTATTACTTCGTTGGAAAGGACAATATCCCATTTCATACTATTATTTGGCCTGCGATGCTAATGGGGAATGGTAACTATATTTTACCGTACGACGTACCAGCTAATGAATTTTTGAACCTTGAGGGACGTCAGCTTTCAACAAGCCGTAACTGGGCAGTTTGGGCTCCTGAGTACCTAGATAGGTTTGATCCTGACCCTTTGCGGTACCATTTAATTTCTAATCTTCCGGAGACAGGTGATTCAGATTTCTCATGGGCTGATTATGTTCGAAGCAATAATGACGAACTGGTAGCCACGTTTGGTAACTTGGTCCATAGGACGCTTACTCAGATATATCGCAATTTTGAAGGTAGAATTCCTACTCCTAATGCTTTGGACAAGGTGGACCAAGATTTAATAGATAAGTGCGAAGAAATTATGGATAAAGTCGCTTCTAGCTTGGGTCGAGTCAGGCTAAGGGAAGCATTAAGTACTGCGATGTTGCTTAGCCGTGAGGCCAATAGATACCTTGATCAGCGTGCTCCGTGGAAGCAAATTAAAGAAGATCCTGCATTGGCAGGGACAACATTGTACACAGCAGTTTGTGTACTTATGGTACTTCGTATAGTTATGTATCCATTTATACCGTTTAGCTCACAAAAGCTTCATGAATTGCTTGGGCAAACTGGCGAGATTCAGAATTTAGGTTGGGCAATAGAAAAACCTTTGCCGGGTACTAACATTCTTCCTCCGACACCGCTCTTCACTAAGTTAGAAGATTCAATCATTGATGAAATGGTTTCAAAACTAGGATGA